In a single window of the Pseudogemmatithrix spongiicola genome:
- the pheS gene encoding phenylalanine--tRNA ligase subunit alpha has product MTLSEYLDKLSALEAQAPAQIAAADSADALTAARNALVGRQAGALTALMNALGELPKDDRREAGARANKLKVALEEALDLRRAQLAAQAASSGPSLDLSMPARERWQGTVHPVSLVIDEVVEIFRELGFTIALGPEAEQSWYNFGSLNFPPDHPAMDMHDTLYLAQDQLLRTHTSPVQVRTLQQYAPPIRILAPGNVYRRDFFDPSHAPMFAQIEGLVVDEGVSFADLKATLSHFARRYFGAQTKTRFRPSFFPFTEPSAEMDVQCGVCGGSGCGVCKHSGWVEILGSGMVHPAVLENSGLDSEKYTGWAFGMGPARTAISRHGIPDIRILYDSDVRFLDQFGK; this is encoded by the coding sequence ATGACGCTCTCGGAATACCTCGACAAGCTGAGCGCCCTCGAAGCGCAGGCCCCCGCGCAGATCGCCGCCGCCGACTCGGCGGACGCGCTCACCGCGGCGCGCAACGCGCTCGTCGGCCGCCAGGCCGGTGCGCTCACCGCGCTCATGAACGCGCTCGGCGAGCTGCCCAAGGACGACCGTCGCGAAGCCGGCGCGCGCGCCAACAAGCTCAAGGTCGCGCTCGAGGAAGCGCTGGACCTGCGCCGCGCGCAGCTCGCCGCACAGGCCGCGTCCTCCGGTCCGTCGCTGGACCTCTCGATGCCCGCCCGCGAGCGGTGGCAGGGCACCGTGCACCCCGTGTCGCTGGTCATCGACGAGGTCGTCGAGATCTTCCGCGAGTTGGGCTTCACCATCGCCTTGGGCCCGGAAGCCGAGCAGAGCTGGTACAACTTCGGCTCGCTCAACTTCCCGCCCGACCATCCGGCGATGGACATGCACGACACGCTGTACCTGGCCCAGGACCAGTTGCTGCGCACCCACACCTCGCCGGTGCAGGTGCGCACGCTGCAGCAGTATGCGCCGCCCATCCGCATCCTCGCACCGGGCAACGTGTACCGGCGCGATTTCTTCGATCCCTCGCACGCGCCGATGTTCGCGCAGATCGAGGGTCTGGTCGTGGACGAGGGCGTGAGCTTCGCCGATCTCAAGGCGACGCTCTCGCACTTCGCCCGGCGCTACTTCGGCGCGCAGACGAAGACGCGCTTCCGGCCGAGCTTCTTCCCGTTCACGGAGCCGAGCGCCGAGATGGACGTGCAGTGCGGCGTCTGCGGCGGCTCCGGCTGCGGCGTCTGCAAGCACAGCGGTTGGGTGGAGATCCTCGGCTCGGGCATGGTGCACCCGGCCGTGCTCGAGAACTCCGGCCTCGACAGCGAGAAGTACACGGGCTGGGCCTTCGGCATGGGCCCGGCGCGCACCGCCATCTCGCGGCACGGCATCCCCGACATCCGCATCCTCTACGATTCCGACGTGCGCTTCCTCGACCAGTTCGGGAAGTGA
- the rpmI gene encoding 50S ribosomal protein L35, whose translation MPKMKSHKGAKKRFSVTGKGKVRRLKAYKSHILTKKTSKRKRNLRRPTTVATNGEAKNLKRLLQA comes from the coding sequence ATGCCGAAGATGAAGTCGCACAAGGGCGCCAAGAAGCGCTTCTCCGTCACGGGGAAGGGCAAGGTGCGCCGGCTCAAGGCCTACAAGAGCCACATCCTGACCAAGAAGACCTCGAAGCGGAAGCGCAACCTCCGTCGTCCGACGACCGTCGCGACGAACGGCGAGGCGAAGAACCTCAAGCGCCTGCTGCAGGCCTAA
- the rny gene encoding ribonuclease Y codes for MTVPLYVTIALGVLFAVGTPIAWVMGKKTGRAAEDAARRAAGEAADQVAKKIMADAEREADAARKQAVLSGKEEVMKVREAWESEARTRRSEIEKEEKRVTEREQQVDRKFEMVDGKEKEVARRASELGRREKQLEEKQAELDQMVGEERRRLEQLAGLSADAAKSELIRRLEDEAQADAANKLREIRESAKRNADREAKKIVALAVQRIAAEHTAEITASAVALPKDDMKGRIIGREGRNIRAFELATGVDVIIDDTPDTVVVSCFDPVRREVARLALEKLVADGRIHPGRIEEVVEKSKKEVDAGIVETGEQAAYEVGVHGLHPELIKLIGRMKWRTSYGQNILAHSKEVAYLAGMMAAELGLDVAMAKRGALLHDIGKVLTHEHEGTHVQLGVEVATKYGENPMVINCIAAHHDDVPHESEVSVLVQAADAISGSRPGARREAFETYVKRLEGLEKIASSYKGVDRVFAIQAGREVRVIVDPDNVDDARMDSLTEEIARRVESELQYPGQIKVVAIREKRSTNIAR; via the coding sequence ATGACCGTGCCGTTGTACGTGACGATCGCCCTTGGCGTGCTGTTCGCCGTCGGGACGCCGATCGCGTGGGTGATGGGAAAGAAGACGGGGCGTGCCGCAGAAGACGCCGCCCGACGCGCTGCCGGCGAAGCCGCCGACCAGGTCGCCAAGAAGATCATGGCCGACGCCGAGCGCGAGGCGGATGCCGCCCGCAAACAAGCCGTCCTCTCCGGCAAGGAAGAGGTCATGAAGGTCCGTGAGGCCTGGGAGTCCGAGGCCCGCACGCGCCGCAGCGAGATCGAGAAGGAAGAGAAGCGCGTCACCGAGCGCGAGCAGCAGGTGGACCGCAAGTTCGAGATGGTGGACGGCAAGGAGAAGGAAGTCGCCCGCCGGGCCTCCGAACTGGGCCGCCGCGAGAAGCAGCTCGAGGAGAAGCAGGCCGAGCTGGACCAGATGGTGGGCGAGGAGCGCCGCCGGCTGGAGCAACTGGCCGGCCTCTCGGCCGACGCTGCCAAGTCGGAGCTCATCCGCCGCCTGGAGGACGAGGCGCAGGCCGACGCGGCCAACAAGCTGCGCGAGATCCGCGAGAGCGCCAAGCGCAACGCCGACCGCGAGGCCAAGAAGATCGTGGCGCTGGCGGTGCAGCGCATCGCCGCCGAGCACACGGCGGAGATCACGGCCAGCGCCGTGGCGCTGCCCAAGGACGACATGAAGGGCCGCATCATCGGCCGCGAAGGGCGCAACATCCGCGCCTTCGAACTGGCCACGGGCGTGGACGTGATCATCGACGACACGCCGGATACGGTGGTCGTGAGCTGCTTCGACCCCGTGCGCCGCGAAGTCGCGCGGCTGGCGCTGGAGAAACTGGTGGCCGACGGCCGCATCCATCCGGGACGCATCGAGGAAGTCGTCGAGAAGTCCAAGAAGGAAGTGGACGCCGGCATCGTCGAGACGGGTGAGCAGGCGGCCTATGAAGTGGGCGTGCACGGCCTGCATCCGGAGCTGATCAAGCTCATCGGCCGCATGAAGTGGCGCACGAGCTACGGCCAGAACATCCTCGCGCACAGCAAGGAAGTGGCGTACTTGGCCGGCATGATGGCCGCCGAGCTGGGACTCGACGTCGCCATGGCCAAGCGCGGCGCGCTGTTGCACGACATCGGCAAGGTGCTCACGCACGAGCACGAGGGCACGCACGTGCAGCTCGGCGTGGAAGTGGCGACCAAGTACGGGGAGAACCCGATGGTCATCAACTGCATCGCCGCGCACCACGACGACGTCCCGCACGAGAGCGAAGTCTCGGTGCTGGTGCAGGCCGCGGACGCGATCTCGGGTTCGCGCCCTGGCGCGCGCCGCGAGGCCTTCGAGACCTACGTGAAGCGCCTCGAAGGGCTGGAAAAGATCGCCAGCAGCTACAAGGGCGTGGACCGCGTGTTCGCGATCCAGGCGGGCCGCGAGGTCCGCGTCATCGTGGATCCCGACAACGTGGATGACGCCCGCATGGATTCACTCACCGAGGAGATCGCACGCCGCGTCGAGTCCGAGTTGCAGTATCCGGGCCAGATCAAGGTCGTGGCGATCCGCGAAAAGAGGAGCACGAACATTGCCCGCTGA
- a CDS encoding PAS domain-containing hybrid sensor histidine kinase/response regulator: MPLPSGPPSELPGQPRPSEAETLRVLELGFELAVTPTAVLDGEGRYLRVNEAFAQLFGHPKAWFVGRSFLEITHPLDVERDRGFIDRLREKHVNRATVEKRYRRADGALIYAQTSVAVLERDGDRPTLLMSEVQDITALHTALEALRSSEERLAYALDASNDGLWDWDVPTGRLFFNARWAEILGYDPDELDRHISTWEGLIHAEDRERADAALVEHIAGRTSGVAVDLRMRHRDGHWVWVHDRAKIVVRDANGSPRRIVGTHSDISARLQEREKLAAQKAVLDTVLSNIPIAIDIVGADGKVEYVNAHCERLLGWSFEEMLQVDLMAEVYPDPAYRAQVLASFDDGSAEWRDWQLRTRDGRTLTTSWANVRLADGRVIGMGTDVTQQRAAEAMEEHLERQLQESQKLESLGLLAGGIAHDFNNLLVGVMGNASLAEETLPPHSEARELVTEVRRAASRAADLTRQLLAYAGKGRFVVEPVNVSALVTEMASLLRAAVSKRATLQQDLASDLPAVEADATQLRQVVMNLITNASDALGDADGSIALRTSLQEPDAAVRASVAGGTPLAEGRYVCLEVEDSGAGMAPETLARIFDPFFTTKQTGHGLGLAATLGIVRAHRGGIRVESRAGRGTLVRLYLPALASTVRHSPTPQVGSVAALRGSGVVLLADDEESVRTVARRSLERSGFTVVACADGLEALDHFRKDPGRWRVVLLDLTMPGLGGQETLLAMREMRADLPALLCSGYASEELSPRILGLDGVGFLQKPFSVASLTAAIFELCPPTVPPERP, encoded by the coding sequence GTGCCCCTGCCCTCCGGTCCGCCATCCGAACTGCCCGGCCAGCCCCGGCCGTCCGAGGCCGAGACGCTGCGCGTCCTCGAGCTCGGCTTCGAGCTCGCGGTCACCCCTACCGCCGTGCTCGACGGCGAGGGTCGCTATCTGCGCGTCAACGAGGCCTTCGCCCAGCTTTTCGGCCATCCCAAGGCATGGTTTGTCGGACGCTCCTTTCTCGAGATCACGCACCCCCTCGATGTCGAGCGGGACCGGGGCTTCATCGACCGGCTCCGGGAGAAGCACGTGAACCGGGCCACCGTCGAGAAGCGCTATCGTCGCGCGGATGGCGCGCTCATCTATGCGCAGACCTCCGTCGCCGTGCTGGAGCGCGACGGCGACCGGCCGACCCTCCTGATGTCGGAAGTGCAGGACATCACCGCCCTGCACACGGCGCTCGAAGCCCTCCGGTCCAGCGAGGAGCGCCTCGCGTACGCGCTCGATGCGTCCAACGACGGGCTCTGGGACTGGGACGTCCCGACGGGACGGCTCTTCTTCAACGCCCGCTGGGCAGAGATCTTGGGCTACGACCCGGACGAGCTCGACCGCCACATCTCGACATGGGAAGGACTGATCCACGCCGAGGACCGCGAACGGGCCGACGCCGCGTTGGTCGAGCACATCGCCGGCCGCACGTCCGGCGTCGCCGTGGACCTGCGCATGCGGCATCGCGACGGACACTGGGTCTGGGTGCACGACCGTGCGAAGATCGTCGTCCGGGACGCGAATGGCAGTCCGCGGCGGATTGTCGGCACGCACTCGGATATCTCCGCGCGCCTCCAGGAGCGGGAGAAGCTGGCCGCCCAGAAGGCAGTGCTCGACACGGTGCTCTCCAACATCCCGATCGCCATCGACATCGTGGGCGCCGACGGCAAGGTCGAGTATGTGAACGCGCATTGCGAGCGCCTGCTCGGCTGGTCCTTCGAGGAGATGCTGCAGGTGGACCTGATGGCTGAGGTGTACCCTGACCCCGCGTACCGCGCGCAGGTCCTCGCGTCCTTCGACGACGGGTCGGCCGAGTGGCGCGACTGGCAACTCCGCACGCGCGACGGACGCACGCTCACCACCTCATGGGCGAACGTGCGCCTCGCGGACGGGCGCGTGATTGGGATGGGCACGGACGTCACGCAACAGCGCGCGGCGGAGGCCATGGAAGAGCATCTCGAGCGGCAGCTCCAGGAGTCGCAGAAACTCGAGAGCCTTGGCTTGCTCGCCGGTGGCATCGCGCACGACTTCAACAACCTGCTCGTTGGCGTGATGGGCAACGCCAGTCTCGCCGAGGAGACGCTGCCCCCCCACTCCGAGGCGCGCGAGCTCGTCACGGAAGTGCGCCGCGCCGCCAGCCGGGCGGCCGACCTCACGCGCCAACTGCTCGCCTACGCCGGGAAGGGTCGCTTCGTCGTCGAGCCGGTGAACGTGAGCGCGTTGGTGACCGAAATGGCGAGCTTGTTGCGTGCCGCGGTGAGTAAGCGGGCGACGTTGCAGCAGGACTTAGCGTCCGATCTTCCCGCCGTGGAAGCGGATGCGACGCAACTTCGCCAAGTCGTGATGAACCTCATCACCAACGCCTCCGACGCGCTGGGAGATGCCGACGGAAGCATCGCCCTGCGCACGAGCCTGCAGGAGCCGGACGCGGCCGTGCGGGCGAGCGTCGCCGGCGGCACGCCGCTGGCCGAGGGCCGGTATGTGTGCCTCGAGGTCGAGGACAGCGGCGCCGGCATGGCGCCCGAGACCTTGGCGCGCATCTTCGATCCCTTCTTCACGACCAAGCAGACCGGACACGGCCTCGGCTTGGCCGCGACGCTGGGCATCGTCCGCGCGCATCGGGGTGGGATCCGCGTCGAGAGCCGCGCGGGTCGCGGGACGCTGGTGCGGCTCTACCTCCCGGCGCTCGCATCCACCGTGCGCCACAGCCCAACGCCGCAGGTGGGAAGCGTCGCCGCCCTGCGCGGCTCGGGGGTCGTGCTGCTGGCGGACGACGAGGAGTCCGTGCGCACCGTGGCGCGCCGCAGCCTCGAGCGGAGCGGCTTCACCGTCGTCGCCTGCGCCGACGGCCTCGAGGCGCTCGACCACTTCCGCAAAGACCCAGGGCGCTGGCGCGTCGTCCTGCTGGACCTCACGATGCCCGGGCTCGGCGGCCAGGAAACCCTGCTCGCGATGCGCGAGATGCGCGCTGATCTGCCGGCGCTGCTCTGCTCCGGCTACGCGAGCGAGGAACTCAGTCCGCGCATCCTCGGCCTCGACGGCGTGGGGTTCCTGCAGAAGCCATTCTCGGTTGCCAGCCTCACGGCCGCAATTTTCGAGCTTTGCCCGCCCACCGTACCGCCTGAGCGCCCGTAG
- the rplT gene encoding 50S ribosomal protein L20: MPRVKSNPVRLKRKKQILKHAKGAFGGRSKLWKAAKETVERGWVYAYRDRKAKKRDFRKLWIVRINAAARLNGMSYSTFISGVQAAGIEVDRKIMADLAVHDAAAFTLLADKAKAALAAK; the protein is encoded by the coding sequence ATGCCACGCGTCAAGTCCAACCCGGTGCGCCTGAAGCGCAAGAAGCAGATCCTGAAGCACGCGAAGGGCGCCTTCGGTGGCCGCTCCAAGCTCTGGAAGGCCGCGAAGGAAACCGTCGAGCGCGGGTGGGTCTATGCCTACCGGGACCGCAAGGCGAAGAAGCGCGATTTCCGCAAGCTGTGGATCGTCCGCATCAACGCGGCCGCCCGCCTGAACGGCATGTCCTACTCGACGTTCATCAGCGGCGTGCAGGCCGCGGGCATCGAAGTGGACCGCAAGATCATGGCCGACCTCGCCGTGCACGATGCGGCGGCGTTTACGCTGCTCGCCGACAAGGCGAAGGCTGCGCTGGCCGCGAAGTAA
- the xseA gene encoding exodeoxyribonuclease VII large subunit, which yields MTHPGATAAEAISVLDLTSAAKDLLEGGIPKLWIRGEVSGFKSYPSGHWYFTIKDADAAVSAVVWKGATFKIPAKPKDGDQVTAFGQLTVYPQRGNMQFAVTQMAADGEGLWQRQFDETKKKLEQDGLLDPSRKRALPRVPRTVAVITSSEGAALRDIQSVIARRHPGVNVLLIPALVQGEGAPESLVAALDRLGRLLDADAPVDGIPLPEVLIIGRGGGSREDLWAFNHESVARAIAACAIPTISAVGHETDTTIADLVADLRAATPSVAAEHAVPLLDELRDIVQQLAGMMADGLQDRIEVGRRELQRRAEGLSQRAQLVSERRRARTERIAQRLAQSAPRLVERRKARVAALAAGLEARSPLQVFQRGFSVARDAEGRTLTTLAAFVPGAQFELLVKDGRVRATTDAVHADAPHLRTDA from the coding sequence GTGACGCACCCCGGCGCCACCGCTGCGGAAGCCATCTCCGTGCTCGATCTCACGAGCGCGGCGAAGGACTTGCTCGAAGGTGGCATCCCCAAGCTGTGGATCCGCGGCGAGGTCTCGGGCTTCAAGAGCTATCCCAGCGGCCACTGGTATTTCACGATCAAGGACGCCGACGCCGCGGTGAGCGCCGTCGTGTGGAAGGGCGCGACCTTCAAGATTCCCGCGAAGCCGAAGGACGGCGACCAGGTCACGGCCTTCGGCCAGCTCACGGTGTATCCGCAGCGCGGCAACATGCAGTTCGCCGTGACGCAGATGGCCGCCGACGGCGAAGGCCTGTGGCAGCGACAGTTCGACGAGACGAAGAAGAAGCTGGAGCAGGACGGCTTGCTCGATCCGTCGCGCAAGCGGGCGTTGCCGCGTGTGCCGCGCACGGTGGCGGTGATCACGTCCAGCGAAGGCGCCGCCCTGCGCGACATCCAATCCGTGATTGCGCGTCGGCATCCGGGCGTCAATGTGCTGTTGATCCCGGCCCTGGTGCAGGGCGAGGGCGCTCCGGAGTCGCTGGTGGCGGCGCTGGATCGCTTGGGGCGCCTGCTCGACGCGGATGCGCCTGTGGACGGCATCCCGCTGCCCGAGGTGCTGATCATTGGCCGCGGCGGCGGCTCGCGCGAGGACCTCTGGGCCTTCAATCACGAATCCGTCGCGCGGGCGATCGCCGCTTGCGCGATCCCGACGATCTCAGCGGTCGGACACGAGACCGACACGACGATCGCCGACCTCGTGGCCGACCTGCGTGCCGCCACGCCGAGTGTGGCCGCCGAACATGCGGTGCCGCTGCTCGACGAGCTGCGCGACATCGTGCAGCAGCTCGCGGGCATGATGGCCGATGGCCTGCAGGATCGCATCGAGGTCGGCCGCCGCGAGTTGCAGCGCCGTGCCGAAGGCCTCTCGCAGCGCGCGCAGCTGGTGAGCGAGCGGCGCCGGGCCCGCACGGAGCGCATCGCGCAGCGCTTGGCGCAGTCGGCACCGCGCCTGGTCGAGCGCCGCAAGGCGCGCGTGGCGGCGCTGGCTGCAGGTCTCGAGGCGCGCAGTCCGCTGCAGGTCTTCCAGCGCGGCTTCTCGGTGGCCCGCGACGCCGAGGGCCGAACCTTGACGACGCTCGCGGCGTTTGTCCCGGGAGCGCAGTTTGAACTGTTGGTGAAGGATGGCCGGGTCCGGGCGACGACGGACGCGGTGCACGCCGATGCCCCCCATCTGCGGACGGACGCATGA
- the folD gene encoding bifunctional methylenetetrahydrofolate dehydrogenase/methenyltetrahydrofolate cyclohydrolase FolD, whose protein sequence is MPAERIDGVAIAAKVRAKVAQDAEALKAKGVTPGLTVVLVGDDPASAFYVGAKEKACKEAGMNGETIRLPASTPEAELLAVIDKLNADPAVHGILVQMPVPKHIDAQKVIRRIDPMKDVDGFHPVNAGKVLIGDADGFAPCTPAGVQVMLQEAGVETSGKEAVILGRSTIVGKPMAALLIQSGKGADCTVTICHSRTKNLAEHTRRADILIAAIGKPEMVTADMVKPGAVVIDVGINRVDDASQKRGYRIVGDVKFDEVAARASKITPVPGGVGPMTIAMLLANTVRAAQLSLAGTPEGAR, encoded by the coding sequence TTGCCCGCTGAACGGATCGATGGCGTCGCGATTGCCGCGAAGGTCCGCGCCAAGGTGGCGCAGGACGCCGAGGCGCTGAAGGCGAAGGGTGTCACGCCGGGGCTCACCGTCGTGCTCGTCGGCGATGACCCGGCGAGTGCGTTCTACGTGGGCGCCAAGGAGAAGGCCTGCAAGGAAGCGGGCATGAACGGCGAGACGATTCGCTTGCCCGCCTCGACGCCAGAAGCCGAGTTGCTCGCGGTCATCGACAAGCTCAACGCCGATCCGGCGGTGCACGGCATCCTCGTGCAGATGCCGGTGCCCAAGCACATCGACGCGCAGAAGGTGATCCGCCGCATCGATCCGATGAAGGACGTGGATGGCTTCCATCCGGTGAACGCGGGCAAGGTGCTGATCGGCGATGCCGACGGCTTCGCGCCCTGCACGCCGGCCGGCGTGCAGGTGATGCTGCAGGAGGCGGGCGTCGAGACCTCGGGCAAGGAAGCGGTCATCCTCGGCCGCAGCACGATCGTCGGCAAGCCGATGGCCGCGCTGCTCATCCAGAGCGGGAAGGGCGCCGACTGCACGGTGACGATCTGTCATTCGCGCACGAAGAACCTCGCCGAGCATACGCGGCGCGCGGACATCCTGATTGCGGCCATCGGCAAGCCGGAGATGGTCACCGCCGACATGGTGAAGCCGGGCGCGGTGGTGATCGACGTGGGCATCAATCGCGTGGACGATGCCTCGCAGAAGAGGGGCTATCGCATCGTCGGCGACGTGAAGTTCGACGAAGTCGCCGCGAGGGCCTCGAAGATCACGCCGGTGCCGGGTGGCGTAGGGCCGATGACGATCGCGATGCTGCTTGCCAATACGGTGCGCGCGGCGCAGCTGTCCCTCGCGGGAACCCCTGAGGGCGCGCGCTGA
- the pheT gene encoding phenylalanine--tRNA ligase subunit beta yields MNLSHAWLSRFVPHGKTPEQVRDLLTAHVATVEGLEALRADLASIVVAQVIQSEKVPDTKLSFNKVDDGSGELLEVICGANNVVVGNKYPFARSGTTIPTGLKIEKRKIRGFTSNGMLCSADELKLGSDHDGIYTLDTDAPPGTPFLDVLPLGDVRIQLDVLPNRPDLLSHLGVARELSALTGAKLAAPTELADLPTPANNLAQGEREASAGGISVRVEDSGDCPRYMAAVITGVTVCPSPDWLREAIEAVGGRSINNVVDATNYMLHGFGQPMHAFDKTKLGGAGIVVRRAKAGETLVTLDGVTRKLDPEMLVIADTARATALAGVMGGKDSEVTEGTTDIVLEVATFNAARVRATRRKAGLSTDASYRFERGVDDAMVPQALALGAALLAQVSGGHVEALIDVGRAPAPRTPVTLSVARVARVLGDAVPREECARILGSLGFEVVVDGDTLRATPPSWRHDVARDVDLIEEIARLRGFDRLPDELTGHRPGTVPDHPLWTAYRRIRDAMVAAGLHEVRPLPFTSGAGQGDSTSLVRVQNPLAEDEPYLRASILDTLARRAEYNLNRMQGNVRLFEVGNVFSARAGELPREATHAALLVMGQRRPSHFTEAAPPAFDAWDAKALAEELARVAYPGATVSFETGEDAVLWRLKVGALLVGEVRRVALDAPVWASPAFGVELSLGELSSASVAPRGAHAHGTTAAASGIAALVQGTRAPQRFVPLPTQPAAEFDLALLVPDAVAAGEVERSLRSTGGDLLERVVLFDEFRGKGVPEGTRSLAWRLTFRHPERTLREKELEGRRSQLLKALETLGVRPRA; encoded by the coding sequence ATGAACCTTTCCCACGCCTGGCTCTCCCGCTTCGTCCCGCACGGCAAGACGCCGGAGCAGGTCCGCGATCTCCTCACCGCGCATGTCGCGACGGTGGAGGGGCTCGAGGCGCTGCGCGCGGACCTGGCGTCTATTGTCGTAGCTCAAGTTATTCAGAGCGAGAAGGTCCCCGACACGAAGCTCAGCTTCAACAAGGTGGATGACGGCTCGGGCGAACTGCTCGAGGTCATCTGCGGCGCGAACAACGTGGTTGTCGGCAACAAGTATCCGTTCGCGCGCAGCGGCACGACGATTCCCACGGGCCTGAAGATCGAGAAGCGCAAGATCCGCGGCTTCACGTCCAACGGCATGCTGTGCTCGGCGGACGAGCTCAAGCTGGGCAGCGATCACGATGGCATCTACACGTTGGACACGGACGCGCCGCCGGGCACGCCGTTCCTCGACGTGCTGCCGCTCGGCGACGTGCGCATCCAGCTCGACGTGCTGCCGAACCGTCCCGACTTGCTCTCGCATCTCGGCGTGGCACGCGAGCTCTCGGCGCTCACGGGCGCGAAGCTCGCGGCGCCGACGGAGCTGGCCGACCTGCCGACGCCGGCGAACAACTTGGCGCAGGGTGAGCGCGAGGCCAGCGCGGGCGGCATCAGCGTGCGCGTCGAAGACAGTGGGGACTGCCCGCGCTACATGGCGGCGGTGATCACGGGCGTGACCGTGTGTCCTAGCCCCGACTGGCTGCGCGAGGCCATCGAGGCGGTGGGCGGGCGTTCGATCAACAACGTCGTGGACGCGACGAACTACATGCTGCACGGCTTCGGCCAGCCTATGCATGCGTTCGACAAGACCAAACTGGGCGGGGCCGGCATCGTCGTGCGCCGGGCCAAGGCGGGCGAGACGCTGGTCACGCTCGACGGCGTGACGCGCAAGCTCGATCCCGAGATGCTGGTGATCGCCGACACCGCGCGCGCGACGGCGCTGGCCGGCGTGATGGGCGGCAAGGACAGCGAGGTCACCGAGGGTACCACGGACATCGTGCTCGAGGTCGCGACCTTCAACGCGGCACGCGTGCGCGCCACGCGGCGCAAGGCGGGACTCTCGACGGACGCGAGCTACCGCTTCGAACGCGGCGTGGACGACGCGATGGTCCCGCAGGCGCTCGCGCTTGGCGCGGCGCTGCTCGCCCAGGTGAGCGGCGGGCATGTGGAGGCGTTGATCGACGTGGGGCGCGCGCCCGCGCCGCGGACGCCGGTCACGCTCAGCGTGGCGCGGGTAGCCCGCGTGTTGGGTGATGCCGTACCGCGCGAGGAGTGCGCGCGCATCCTCGGCAGTCTCGGCTTCGAAGTGGTCGTCGATGGTGACACGCTGCGCGCCACGCCGCCGAGTTGGCGGCACGATGTCGCGCGTGATGTGGATTTGATTGAGGAGATCGCGCGCCTGCGCGGCTTCGATCGCCTGCCGGACGAGCTCACGGGCCACCGGCCGGGCACGGTGCCGGACCATCCGCTGTGGACGGCGTACCGGCGCATTCGCGATGCGATGGTCGCCGCAGGGCTGCACGAGGTGCGTCCGCTGCCGTTCACGTCAGGCGCGGGGCAGGGCGACTCGACGTCACTCGTGCGCGTGCAGAATCCGTTGGCCGAGGACGAGCCGTACCTGCGGGCGTCGATCCTCGACACGCTGGCGCGGCGGGCCGAGTACAACCTCAACCGCATGCAGGGCAACGTGCGGCTGTTCGAGGTGGGCAACGTGTTCAGCGCGCGGGCGGGCGAACTGCCCCGCGAGGCGACGCACGCCGCGCTCCTCGTGATGGGCCAGCGCCGGCCGTCGCACTTCACGGAAGCCGCGCCGCCGGCCTTCGATGCCTGGGACGCAAAGGCGTTGGCTGAGGAGTTGGCGCGCGTGGCGTATCCGGGGGCGACGGTGTCGTTCGAGACCGGTGAAGACGCCGTGCTGTGGCGCCTGAAGGTCGGTGCGCTGCTCGTGGGCGAAGTGCGCCGCGTCGCGCTCGATGCGCCCGTATGGGCCAGCCCCGCGTTCGGCGTCGAGCTGTCGCTCGGTGAGCTTTCGAGTGCGTCCGTCGCGCCGCGGGGTGCCCACGCCCACGGCACGACGGCTGCGGCGAGCGGGATCGCCGCCCTGGTGCAGGGCACGCGCGCGCCGCAGCGCTTCGTGCCGCTGCCGACGCAGCCGGCGGCGGAGTTCGATCTCGCACTGCTCGTGCCGGACGCCGTCGCGGCGGGTGAGGTGGAGCGCAGCCTGCGCAGCACGGGCGGCGACTTGCTCGAGCGCGTCGTGCTGTTCGATGAGTTCCGCGGCAAGGGCGTGCCCGAGGGCACGCGCTCGCTGGCCTGGCGCTTGACGTTCCGGCATCCGGAGCGCACGCTCCGGGAGAAGGAACTCGAAGGCCGTCGCAGCCAGCTCCTCAAGGCATTGGAGACGCTCGGTGTCAGACCGCGTGCCTGA
- a CDS encoding cell division protein ZapA: MSTHSTRVKIVGEEYTIRSAVPPEVTRAIAAHVDAAIRKVLENPAITDPGKAAILAAMSITDELFKEREKSAEVAGRMRSLSGELRRWLPPAKRVTLTGEQPIVG; the protein is encoded by the coding sequence GTGAGCACGCATTCGACGCGGGTGAAGATCGTCGGCGAGGAATACACGATCCGCAGCGCCGTGCCGCCGGAGGTGACGCGGGCGATCGCCGCGCACGTGGATGCGGCGATCCGGAAGGTGCTGGAGAACCCGGCCATCACCGACCCCGGCAAGGCGGCGATCCTGGCGGCGATGAGCATCACCGACGAGCTGTTCAAGGAGCGCGAGAAGTCGGCCGAGGTGGCCGGGCGGATGCGGTCGCTCTCGGGGGAGCTGCGGCGCTGGCTGCCGCCGGCCAAGCGGGTGACGCTGACGGGGGAGCAGCCGATCGTCGGCTGA